In Pithys albifrons albifrons isolate INPA30051 chromosome 8, PitAlb_v1, whole genome shotgun sequence, a single window of DNA contains:
- the SLC35F5 gene encoding solute carrier family 35 member F5 isoform X1, which produces MVWVFIMNRMSSQSSSSAQRRRMALGIVILLLVDVIWVASSELTSYVFTKYNKPFFSTFAKTSMFVLYLLGFIVWKPWRQQCTRGFRGRHAAFFADAEGYFAACTTDNTVNSSLSEPLYVPVKFHDLPTEKNDSNNSDAEKTPKKPRVRFSNIMEIRQLPSSHALEAKLSRMSYPTVKEQESILKTVGKLTATQVAKISFFFCFVWFLANFSYQEALSDTQVALVNILSSTSGLFTLILAAVFPSNSGDRFTLSKLLAVILSIGGVVLVNLSGSEKSAGKDTIGSLWSLVGAMLYAVYIVMIKRKVDREDKLDIPMFFGFVGLFNLLLLWPGFFLLHYTGFEAFEFPNKLIWMCIVINGLIGTVLSEFLWLWGCFLTSSLIGTLALSLTIPLSIIADMCMQKVQFSWLFFAGAVPVFFSFFIATLLCHYNNWDPVMVGIRRIFAFFCRKHRIQRMPEESEQCESLIPMHSVSQDGDSCCS; this is translated from the exons ATGGTGTGGGTGTTTATCATGAACCGCATGAGCTCCCAGAGCAGTTCATCCGCTCAGCGTCGGCGAATGGCTCTGGGGATTGTCATCCTCCTCCTCGTTGATGTGATATGGGTTGCCTCTTCAGAACTCACTTCT tATGTTTTTACAAAGTACAACAAACCTTTTTTCAGTACATTTGCAAAAACCTCCATGTTTGTTCTATACCTCTTGGGATTTATTGTTTGGAAACCATGGAGGCAACAGTGTACTCGTGGATTTCGTGGAAGGCATGCAGCTTTT TTTGCAGATGCCGAAGGTTATTTTGCTGCTTGTACAACAGATAACACTGTAAACAGTTCTCTG AGTGAACCTTTATATGTTCCTGTAAAGTTTCATGACTTgccaactgaaaaaaatgacagtaaTAATAGTGATGCAGAGAAAA cTCCCAAAAAGCCTCGTGTAAGGTTCAGTAATATTATGGAGATCCGACAACTCCCATCAAGCCATGCTTTGGAAGCAAAGTTGTCTCGCATGTCATACCCAACAGTTAAGGAACAGGAATCAATATTAAAAACTGTAGGAAAACTCACTGCAACTCAAGTAGCAAAaattagctttttcttttgctttgtg tggTTCTTGGCAAATTTCTCCTATCAAGAAGCTCTGTCAGATACCCAAGTTGCCCTAGTTAATATCTTGTCATCAACATCTG GGCTTTTTACATTAATCTTAGCTGCAGTTTTTCCCAGTAACAGTGGAGATCGGTTTACCCTGTCCAAATTGTTAGCTGTTATTTTAAG CATTGGTGGTGTGGTACTTGTTAACCTTTCTGGATCTGAAAAATCTGCTGGAAAAGATACAATAG GTTCCCTTTGGTCCCTTGTAGGAGCAATGCTCTATGCTGTGTACATAGTGATGATAAAAAGGAAAGTAGATAGAGAAGATAAACTTGACATACCAATGTTCTTTG GTTTTGTAGGGCTGTTTAATCTGTTGCTGCTGTGGCCAGGGTTCTTCCTGCTCCACTACACCGGGTTTGAAGCATTTGAGTTTCCCAATAAACTGATCTGGATGTGCATCGTCATTAATGGCCTTATTGGAACAGTTCTGTCAGAGTTCCTCTGGCTGTG GGGCTGCTTTCTTACCTCATCACTGATTGGCACACTTGCTCTAAGCCTTACAATACCTTTGTCCATAATAGCTGACATGTGCATGCAAAAG GTGCAGTTTTCCTGGTTATTTTTTGCAGGGGCAGtacctgtatttttttctttttttattgcaaCTCTCTTATGTCACTATAACAACTGGGATCCAGTGATGGTGGGAATCAGAagaatttttgcctttttttgtagAAAACATCGAATTCAGAG aatgCCAGAAGAGAGTGAGCAGTGTGAAAGCCTCATTCCTATGCACAGTGTTTCCCAAGATGGAGACAGTTGCTGTTCATAG
- the SLC35F5 gene encoding solute carrier family 35 member F5 isoform X2, whose translation MFVLYLLGFIVWKPWRQQCTRGFRGRHAAFFADAEGYFAACTTDNTVNSSLSEPLYVPVKFHDLPTEKNDSNNSDAEKTPKKPRVRFSNIMEIRQLPSSHALEAKLSRMSYPTVKEQESILKTVGKLTATQVAKISFFFCFVWFLANFSYQEALSDTQVALVNILSSTSGLFTLILAAVFPSNSGDRFTLSKLLAVILSIGGVVLVNLSGSEKSAGKDTIGSLWSLVGAMLYAVYIVMIKRKVDREDKLDIPMFFGFVGLFNLLLLWPGFFLLHYTGFEAFEFPNKLIWMCIVINGLIGTVLSEFLWLWGCFLTSSLIGTLALSLTIPLSIIADMCMQKVQFSWLFFAGAVPVFFSFFIATLLCHYNNWDPVMVGIRRIFAFFCRKHRIQRMPEESEQCESLIPMHSVSQDGDSCCS comes from the exons ATGTTTGTTCTATACCTCTTGGGATTTATTGTTTGGAAACCATGGAGGCAACAGTGTACTCGTGGATTTCGTGGAAGGCATGCAGCTTTT TTTGCAGATGCCGAAGGTTATTTTGCTGCTTGTACAACAGATAACACTGTAAACAGTTCTCTG AGTGAACCTTTATATGTTCCTGTAAAGTTTCATGACTTgccaactgaaaaaaatgacagtaaTAATAGTGATGCAGAGAAAA cTCCCAAAAAGCCTCGTGTAAGGTTCAGTAATATTATGGAGATCCGACAACTCCCATCAAGCCATGCTTTGGAAGCAAAGTTGTCTCGCATGTCATACCCAACAGTTAAGGAACAGGAATCAATATTAAAAACTGTAGGAAAACTCACTGCAACTCAAGTAGCAAAaattagctttttcttttgctttgtg tggTTCTTGGCAAATTTCTCCTATCAAGAAGCTCTGTCAGATACCCAAGTTGCCCTAGTTAATATCTTGTCATCAACATCTG GGCTTTTTACATTAATCTTAGCTGCAGTTTTTCCCAGTAACAGTGGAGATCGGTTTACCCTGTCCAAATTGTTAGCTGTTATTTTAAG CATTGGTGGTGTGGTACTTGTTAACCTTTCTGGATCTGAAAAATCTGCTGGAAAAGATACAATAG GTTCCCTTTGGTCCCTTGTAGGAGCAATGCTCTATGCTGTGTACATAGTGATGATAAAAAGGAAAGTAGATAGAGAAGATAAACTTGACATACCAATGTTCTTTG GTTTTGTAGGGCTGTTTAATCTGTTGCTGCTGTGGCCAGGGTTCTTCCTGCTCCACTACACCGGGTTTGAAGCATTTGAGTTTCCCAATAAACTGATCTGGATGTGCATCGTCATTAATGGCCTTATTGGAACAGTTCTGTCAGAGTTCCTCTGGCTGTG GGGCTGCTTTCTTACCTCATCACTGATTGGCACACTTGCTCTAAGCCTTACAATACCTTTGTCCATAATAGCTGACATGTGCATGCAAAAG GTGCAGTTTTCCTGGTTATTTTTTGCAGGGGCAGtacctgtatttttttctttttttattgcaaCTCTCTTATGTCACTATAACAACTGGGATCCAGTGATGGTGGGAATCAGAagaatttttgcctttttttgtagAAAACATCGAATTCAGAG aatgCCAGAAGAGAGTGAGCAGTGTGAAAGCCTCATTCCTATGCACAGTGTTTCCCAAGATGGAGACAGTTGCTGTTCATAG